GGACCGTCGGATTGCATCCAAGCCTTGAAAGAGCCTGCTCAATCTCCCGTCCAGCCGGGATCTCATCCAGCTCATAGACCGCTGGGTTCACCCCAAACTCACTAAACAAAGTCTTGATGGTGTGGCACATGCAGCAAGAGCTCCTGCTGAAGATCACCACTGGCCTCTCAGATGCCATTCTTGTCACCGATGCCATTGCAActtcaaagagaaagaaaaagataatcaatGAAAGCAATGCGAGGTTGTGAAGAATATATGAAAGCTTTGCTACAACTCTTGACGGTTTGTTGTGAGGTAATTGAGGTGCCATGCAAGTCTTTATATAGGATTTCTGAAGGTGGAAGGAAGATGTGGTTTGATAGTGAAAAATAACGAGAATGTTCCTCTAGATATTTCGGTGGGCTTCCATTTTATCGATCATTGGCTGAAAAGATTTAAGACGAATAACAAAGTTGATCAACAACGAATCTATACATGCATACGGAAATGGCTTGAGAATGGTCCTTTGTACGGCTTATTACTATTTTGTCGGACTATTGCATGTGGATATATAACCGAATATcgtttgcccttttttttttggtcccaagtttatttttttgaatgcAATTTCgaaatttattacaaaaaaaaaaggttttatatGGCCGAGCCAATCAGTAACAACATTTGGAATCCGGGTTTGGTTTCATTTGTTGACTTTGTATATATGATTAtcagtattttatgatatatgatatataatatacgatatgatacaatacaaataaaagacgatatatattaaaatgtatatcaaagtaatatgatataatagatatattatatcatattatatgtgttctataatataatacttattactgatataaatcgatatatatttttagagaaaatgataacgCAATAAGggtatatatgagaaattttaaatttttagacgtgtttgtaatatttttcaaaatgatgatgtgtaattagaattttttattattttattttttagaatgcatattttatgatataatataatacatgaaaaactatattttttacatataaaacGATACGTAATTCGacttttatatgtgtatatattaagAGACTTTAATGGGTTGGGTAGGGTTTTTATGTGATTAGACCCAGAAAGCCATAGTAGTGCTTTTATACTAAGACTATTCTTGTTTACTATATCACCCTATATGAAAGGCAAACCATTGTATGTtgtgaatataatttgaaatacaataaaaaatatgcatattattttattaataaaaaagtaagcGTTcgattaacaaattaatatattttctactttttcttcagtaattatattttatatgattattttttatttaaaaattaaaaaaaaaaaaagcttgagAAAGATGCCACCTCTAGAAAAATCCAATAAATGAAAAAGCTAATTCACCTTTTTTTCTAGCTTTTCGTCACCGGTTGGAATCTTGGGTATTCTGATTGTAACATACGTCAAGATATGCGTATCCTGTATAGATTTATATTCTTCATTGATTCGTAATTTTCAGCTTATACATGTGGTCACGTCTCATGAAcctacaacatatatatatctatagaaattattcatcatcaaaaaaattataattgccttataaaaaaggaaaattataagacaattaTAATTGGACCAAACGGGAGGCCAAGAGCCAGATTCTAGGGTTACTTTGACCGTAACACATACCCACCACCATTACGTACGAATATTGCATGCATGCAGCATGAATTATCTTATCATCTTTcatatatatgaatcattctTAATATAAACAAGTTTATGTGTAcctagttttaagtatttaattaaagaaaaattgaaatttttatcttgaTTTGAGTCcacgtatatatttatattacattttttacgctctaaacatttttattactttacatGATAAGATGTCTAAATTGCCCTTATCTTCAATCttgagaaattaaaacaaagtttaTAGTATTACTTGTTTTTAATGCACTGTAGATCCTGATGCTcctgaagaagatgaagagaatgagATTGAGGATGCTGATGGTGATCAGGAAGAGACTGAGCTTTTGTGAAGTTAAACTAAGAGAAGTTTTAGGCACAGAATTTGCACCTAGGTACACCTTTTCGGGGAAAAATGCCATCCAACGGAATGGTCTGAAACGAGAGTTGAATTggttcattaaaaatatatacagtATAATCACAATAAAACACCTCCCACTGAATTCTGATCAGACTTTACACTACCAGCTAGGTAGTGGTTGGCTGTGTGGACAGATTGATTTGGTAAGCTTTGAAAGACCTCTTCGTGCACCAATGGCTGTTGACTTGTAACGTTAATCATTCTGATTTCACCTTCATTTTTCATGTTGAAAGGTTTCCTGGGACTGGGAGTAGGTTCTTGGTTCTTGGTTCTCGGTTCTCTAGATATTGTATACTGCTATGTTCTACATGCAAGAATAGGATTTCAAACTCTTTGGGATTATACCAGctttttttcagtttgttttCAGAATCTTAAAAACATGGTGGTGCTTTATGTGCAGCATCAAGGGCCAAAACACAGGAACTGTTCTCTTAAGATCAAATACTCTGAAGGAATAGACAGTTGTAGAGACTAGAtgaaatacccaaaaaaaaaaaaaaagtttgttcATGGGGGTAAAAGTTGCTTATTAGGAAGGTCTAGCCCAATATAATTTGTGAAGACTTATGGGGTTTTAGAAATATTGTGTAAGTATAGGGTTTAAAGAGTAAATAAGCCATTAAGCTTTCTCCTTCTTCCACGAGGAAAAACAGAAAGCGCAggggagaagagagaaaagagagaaaaggagagaaaaaaagaaaggaaaaagaaaaagagagaaaaaaaggagggaaagaaaaagaaagaagaagaaggagaagaggaaATTGATAGGAAAATAAGGATAAGgtatcaaattttcatcttataAATTATAGGGTTCGAAATCACTATTCAAATTGGGGATTTCCAAATTTTAACTATGTTGCTTCAAATTTGTATGAATAGGTGAAGAAAGAGGAAAATTCATAAAGAATTTCCAGCATCAGTTTTGGATCTACTCAAATTGTGAGTGGGAAACCAACCttgaactatattttttttaaaatcatgcaacttatgtttttgttttcaatcctTGATGAAtggtattataaattttattatgcatgttgttgattttgattttgggtAACTGTAAAGAcaacttaaattcaatgttgtgtattattgtaaatttgaatgttaaattaattgaagcCATATGTGTGGCTGCGAGCAAAAGTCAATTAGTTCAGAAATGGTTGGTTGaaattctgaatatttaattattgatgttgAGTAGCTGTAGAGTTGAAAGGCATTTAAAGAATTCTACAGGTGATTGAGATTTGtttaatgttaattgatttaatgTTTGTGTAGCTTTAAAGTTGAAAGTATTTAATTCAGTTCTACAGGTGGCTGAaagtttttaatgttaattgatttgacGTTGTATATAGCTGTAGaactgaaaaatatttaaatacagtTCTATAGGGGCTTAAAATTGctaaatgttatttgaattgaGGTTGTGAGCGTGTAGAGTTGAAGGTGATTTAAATCCAGTTTATGGATGACTAAAGTTactaaataatttatgtattaatgagTGTATAACGGTAGAGTTAAAGAAACCTTAATTCAATGATGGATATGACTATATTGTTGAATGCTACCAAATTGGTATTGTAGTGGGATGTAGAATTTAATATAGTTAATTTACTATAGCGAGGTCGTGGTTACCTGATGATGATTAttctaagattttattattgagtTACTAAATTATGAATATGGTATTAAGAGAATTATGTTGTTGCATATCTGGTGATCAGTTGCTCTGCCTGTGCAATATTTTATGCCAGGTAGACAGATTTTCAGTTGCTCTGCCTGCGTAATATTTCACGTCAGGCATGACAGATGTTAGTTGCTATGCCTGCGAAATATTTTATGCCAGGTATGACAGATTTTAAGTTGTTCTGCCTGTGTAGTATTTTACCCCAGACATGACAGATTTCAATCGTTCTACCCAAGTAAGATTCAGCATCTCAGATATGACAGTTCTTTCTCGCTCTACCTGTGTTGGGGACATTCATCGGGTATGACAGATTTCTTCTTGAGAATATTAGTAGTGTGTATAGATTAAGTTATTGTATTGGAGAGAGGTtcagaaataaataaagaaaataaaaatataagttgttGACAACCAGATCttgtttttaaagataatatttccTAAGCATAATTTTATCACTCGTGCAATGTGTGTTCCTTAAATTTATTCAGAATATTGAGTATGCATAGGAATTGTTGGCAACCTCATTGTCATAAGTGTGTTaccatataaagaaaaatatatttgaatgcagtcatgaattttgtttattggtaaatgcaacttttg
Above is a genomic segment from Mangifera indica cultivar Alphonso chromosome 3, CATAS_Mindica_2.1, whole genome shotgun sequence containing:
- the LOC123212254 gene encoding monothiol glutaredoxin-S5-like — encoded protein: MASVTRMASERPVVIFSRSSCCMCHTIKTLFSEFGVNPAVYELDEIPAGREIEQALSRLGCNPTVPAVFIGGELVGGANQVMSLHLNRTLIPMLKRAGALWV